Proteins from a single region of Magnetospirillum sp. 15-1:
- the rlmH gene encoding 23S rRNA (pseudouridine(1915)-N(3))-methyltransferase RlmH, with protein MRLLIAAVGKAKAGPEQDLFRQYCRRLSPPPILKEVEEKRPLAGPQLKAREAELLLAAIPEGARVVALDERGRDMGSVDFAARLRDWRDGGAQDVAFLIGGADGHGEAVRDRADLLLSFGRMTWPHMLVRALLAEQLWRAHSILTGHPYHRV; from the coding sequence ATGCGCCTGCTGATCGCGGCGGTGGGCAAGGCCAAGGCCGGGCCGGAGCAGGACCTGTTCCGCCAGTATTGCCGCCGCCTCAGCCCGCCGCCCATCCTCAAGGAGGTGGAGGAGAAGCGCCCCCTCGCCGGCCCTCAGTTGAAGGCGCGCGAGGCGGAACTGCTGCTGGCCGCCATCCCGGAGGGCGCCAGGGTGGTTGCCCTGGACGAACGGGGCCGCGACATGGGCTCGGTGGATTTCGCCGCCAGGCTGCGCGACTGGCGCGACGGCGGCGCCCAGGATGTCGCCTTCCTGATCGGCGGCGCCGACGGCCACGGCGAGGCGGTGCGGGACAGGGCCGACCTGCTGCTGTCCTTCGGACGCATGACCTGGCCGCACATGCTGGTCCGCGCCCTGCTGGCCGAACAGTTGTGGCGGGCCCATTCCATCTTGACCGGACACCCGTATCATCGGGTCTGA
- the rsfS gene encoding ribosome silencing factor, whose translation MARTAARLGVPAHPAPRRFVHRHPQQERPIARKPAAKAESAPAPAPVPAPSLAEIVAATLDDHKAEDVVVLDLKGRTSITDTMVIATGKSQRQVGAMADHVEKALKQAGQRVTIEGMPQCDWVLVDGGDIIVHLFRPEVRAFYNLEKMWGALEAKADAPTASAVRAKAIEQG comes from the coding sequence GTGGCAAGGACGGCCGCCCGCCTGGGTGTTCCTGCACATCCGGCGCCACGCCGCTTCGTCCACCGCCATCCGCAACAGGAGAGACCCATAGCACGCAAGCCCGCCGCCAAGGCCGAATCCGCCCCCGCTCCCGCCCCCGTTCCGGCCCCGAGCCTGGCCGAGATCGTCGCGGCCACCCTGGACGACCACAAGGCCGAGGACGTGGTCGTTCTCGACCTCAAGGGCCGCACCTCCATCACCGACACCATGGTCATCGCCACCGGCAAGTCGCAACGTCAGGTGGGCGCCATGGCCGACCACGTGGAGAAGGCCCTGAAGCAGGCCGGGCAGCGGGTCACCATCGAGGGCATGCCCCAGTGCGACTGGGTGCTGGTCGACGGGGGCGACATCATCGTCCACCTGTTCCGCCCCGAGGTCCGCGCCTTCTACAATCTGGAAAAGATGTGGGGTGCGCTCGAAGCCAAGGCGGACGCCCCCACCGCCAGCGCCGTGCGCGCCAAGGCGATCGAACAGGGCTGA
- a CDS encoding nicotinate-nucleotide adenylyltransferase, producing the protein MTRPRLNPWGGRHGALVGLLGGSFNPAHDGHRHIALLALRLLGLDEVWLLVSPQNPLKPEAGMAPLGERLASAEAICGDHPRLRPTTIETDLGTRYTADTLEVLRRRFPRIRFVWLMGADNLAGFHRWHRWESIFRSVPVAILARGPYSARTLGGRAAHRFAGCRLPSSRARFLWQGRPPAWVFLHIRRHAASSTAIRNRRDP; encoded by the coding sequence ATGACCCGCCCGAGGCTTAATCCCTGGGGCGGGCGGCACGGGGCACTGGTCGGGCTGCTGGGCGGCTCGTTCAACCCGGCCCATGACGGGCATCGGCACATCGCCCTGCTGGCGCTCCGGCTGCTCGGCCTGGACGAGGTCTGGCTGCTGGTCAGTCCGCAGAATCCGCTGAAGCCCGAGGCGGGCATGGCGCCGCTGGGCGAACGCCTCGCCTCGGCCGAAGCCATCTGTGGCGACCACCCCCGCTTGCGCCCCACCACCATCGAGACCGATCTGGGGACCCGCTATACCGCCGACACCTTGGAGGTGCTGCGGCGGCGCTTCCCCCGCATCCGCTTCGTCTGGCTGATGGGGGCCGATAATCTGGCCGGATTCCACCGCTGGCATCGCTGGGAGAGCATCTTCCGGTCGGTCCCGGTTGCGATTCTGGCCCGTGGCCCCTATTCTGCCCGAACCTTGGGGGGACGGGCGGCCCATCGCTTCGCCGGCTGCCGCCTGCCTTCGTCGAGAGCCCGATTTTTGTGGCAAGGACGGCCGCCCGCCTGGGTGTTCCTGCACATCCGGCGCCACGCCGCTTCGTCCACCGCCATCCGCAACAGGAGAGACCCATAG
- a CDS encoding glutamate-5-semialdehyde dehydrogenase, which translates to MMNSTDLQTLMTDLGKRARAAARSLALAPSADKDKALRAAAQAIRIDTGLILEANAKDMAAGEAKGLSAAMLDRLMLNVARVEAMAKGLEDIARLPDPVGRSLAEWTRPNGMHIARVAVPLGVIGIIYESRPNVTADAAALCLKSGNATILRGGSESFHSSQAILTALKGGFTACGLPADAVQMVPTTDREAVGVMLRLADYIDVIVPRGGKSLVERVVAESRIPLFQHLEGICHTYVDKAADLDMAKAVVLNAKMRRTGVCGATETLLVDAACAKTHLKPLVSMLIDAGCEVRGDHLAQEADCRTLPASEADWSTEYLDAVISVKVVDGVAAAVEHINTYGSHHTEAIITEDAGAAQTFLNGCDSAIVLWNASTQFADGGEFGMGAEIGISTGKMHARGPVGVEQLCTFKYVVKGNGQTRPG; encoded by the coding sequence ATGATGAACAGCACCGACCTCCAGACCCTGATGACCGACCTGGGCAAGCGCGCCCGCGCCGCCGCCCGGAGTCTCGCCCTGGCGCCGTCGGCGGACAAGGACAAGGCATTGCGGGCGGCGGCTCAGGCCATCCGCATCGATACCGGGCTGATCCTGGAGGCCAACGCCAAGGACATGGCGGCGGGCGAGGCCAAGGGTCTTTCGGCGGCCATGCTCGACCGCCTGATGCTCAACGTGGCGCGTGTCGAGGCCATGGCCAAGGGGCTGGAGGACATCGCCCGCCTGCCTGATCCGGTGGGCCGTTCGCTGGCGGAATGGACCCGGCCCAACGGCATGCACATCGCCCGCGTCGCCGTGCCGCTGGGCGTGATCGGCATCATTTATGAAAGCCGCCCCAACGTTACCGCCGACGCCGCCGCCCTGTGCCTCAAGTCCGGCAACGCCACCATCCTGCGCGGCGGCTCGGAAAGCTTCCACTCGTCCCAGGCCATCCTGACGGCGCTGAAAGGCGGCTTCACCGCCTGCGGCCTGCCGGCCGACGCGGTGCAGATGGTGCCGACCACCGACCGCGAGGCGGTGGGCGTCATGCTGCGCCTCGCCGACTACATCGACGTCATCGTGCCGCGCGGCGGCAAGTCGCTGGTGGAGCGCGTGGTGGCCGAGAGCCGCATCCCGCTGTTCCAGCACCTGGAAGGCATCTGCCACACCTATGTGGATAAGGCCGCCGATCTGGACATGGCCAAGGCGGTGGTGCTCAACGCCAAGATGCGCCGCACCGGCGTCTGCGGCGCCACCGAGACGCTGCTGGTGGATGCCGCCTGCGCCAAGACTCACCTCAAGCCCCTGGTCTCCATGCTGATCGACGCGGGTTGCGAGGTCAGGGGCGACCATCTGGCCCAGGAGGCCGATTGCCGCACCTTGCCGGCATCCGAAGCCGACTGGAGCACCGAATACCTGGATGCCGTCATCTCGGTGAAGGTGGTCGACGGCGTGGCCGCGGCGGTGGAACACATCAACACCTACGGCTCGCACCATACCGAGGCGATCATCACCGAGGACGCGGGCGCCGCCCAGACCTTCCTGAACGGCTGCGATTCCGCCATCGTGCTGTGGAACGCCTCGACCCAGTTCGCCGATGGCGGCGAATTCGGCATGGGCGCCGAGATCGGCATTTCCACCGGCAAGATGCACGCCCGCGGCCCGGTCGGCGTCGAACAGCTCTGCACCTTCAAATACGTGGTGAAGGGCAACGGGCAGACCAGGCCCGGCTGA
- a CDS encoding N-acetylmuramoyl-L-alanine amidase, translated as MRLLAVAFLLLLLPRPGLAGCLIALDIGHHREAPGEVSARGVPELVFNAELARRVGWELDRRGIAWTLINAQGDVTELAERPRRAAQAGASLFLSLHHDSVQDAYKTEWVWQGVPRAHSEVFSGFGLFVSGRNPQMEESETVARAIGDGLIAAGLGPSLHHALAVEGENRPLLDAGRGIYRFDDLAVLRQAAMPAVLVEAGIIVNRDDEPVIASEGYRAAFARAIATAAHAHCQRLN; from the coding sequence GTGCGTCTCCTGGCCGTCGCCTTCCTTCTGCTGCTGCTGCCCCGGCCCGGTCTGGCCGGCTGCCTGATCGCCCTTGATATCGGCCATCATCGCGAGGCGCCGGGCGAGGTCAGCGCGCGCGGCGTACCGGAACTGGTCTTCAACGCCGAACTGGCCCGGCGGGTCGGGTGGGAATTGGACCGCCGGGGCATCGCCTGGACCCTGATCAACGCCCAGGGCGACGTCACCGAGCTGGCCGAACGCCCCCGCCGCGCCGCCCAGGCCGGCGCCAGCCTGTTTCTGTCCCTGCATCACGATTCGGTGCAGGACGCCTATAAGACGGAATGGGTCTGGCAAGGCGTGCCCCGCGCCCATTCCGAGGTGTTCTCCGGCTTCGGCCTGTTCGTGTCGGGACGCAATCCCCAGATGGAGGAAAGCGAAACCGTCGCCCGCGCCATCGGCGACGGCCTGATTGCGGCGGGCCTCGGCCCCAGCCTGCACCACGCCTTGGCCGTAGAGGGCGAAAACCGCCCCCTGCTGGACGCCGGGCGCGGCATCTACCGCTTCGACGACCTGGCGGTGCTGCGTCAGGCGGCCATGCCGGCGGTGCTGGTCGAGGCCGGCATCATCGTCAACCGGGACGACGAGCCGGTCATCGCCTCCGAGGGCTATCGCGCCGCCTTCGCCCGCGCCATCGCCACGGCCGCCCACGCCCATTGCCAGCGCCTGAACTGA
- the proB gene encoding glutamate 5-kinase encodes MSPLRSAKRLIVKIGSSLLVDDSTGQVRRSWLETLAADIAACKARGQEVIVVSSGAVAVGRRKLGLTPPLKLEEKQAAAATGQIRLAHAWQDALAHHSITVAQVLLTLDDSENRRRYLNARSTLETLLRLGAVPVINENDTVATAEIRVGDNDRLAARVAQMVSADALVLFSDIDGLYTADPRKDASARFIPEVHELTPEIEAMAGDPGSAYGSGGMVTKLVAAKICLSAGCRMVITRGEPMHPLKVIEAGQGRSTWFLPNSEPRTARKQWIFGSMKPAGTVVLDAGAARALAQGRSLLPAGVTEVAGEFDRGDCVLVRDVDGKVLGRGLVAYSSADARSILGRKSGEIEAILGFRGRDELIHRDDLVMEG; translated from the coding sequence ATGAGCCCGCTCCGCTCCGCCAAGCGCCTGATCGTCAAGATCGGCTCCAGCCTGCTGGTGGATGATTCCACCGGTCAGGTTCGGCGCTCCTGGCTGGAGACCCTGGCCGCCGATATCGCCGCCTGCAAGGCGCGCGGCCAGGAGGTGATCGTGGTGTCGTCCGGCGCCGTGGCGGTGGGACGGCGCAAGCTGGGCCTCACCCCGCCCCTGAAGCTCGAGGAAAAGCAGGCGGCGGCCGCCACCGGACAGATCCGACTGGCCCATGCCTGGCAAGACGCCCTGGCCCACCACTCCATCACCGTGGCCCAGGTGTTGCTGACGCTGGACGATTCCGAGAACCGCCGGCGCTACCTCAATGCCCGCTCGACCCTGGAGACCCTGCTGCGCCTCGGCGCCGTACCGGTGATCAACGAGAACGACACGGTGGCCACCGCCGAAATCCGCGTCGGCGACAACGACCGTCTGGCCGCCCGCGTCGCCCAGATGGTTTCGGCCGATGCCCTGGTGCTGTTCTCCGACATCGACGGCCTTTATACCGCCGATCCGCGCAAGGACGCGTCCGCCCGCTTCATCCCCGAGGTGCACGAGTTGACTCCGGAGATCGAGGCCATGGCCGGCGATCCCGGCTCGGCCTACGGCTCGGGCGGCATGGTCACAAAGCTGGTGGCGGCCAAGATCTGCCTGTCTGCCGGCTGCCGCATGGTCATCACCCGGGGCGAGCCCATGCACCCGCTCAAGGTCATCGAGGCCGGCCAGGGGCGCAGCACCTGGTTCCTGCCCAATTCCGAGCCGCGCACCGCGCGCAAGCAGTGGATCTTCGGCTCCATGAAGCCGGCCGGCACCGTGGTGCTGGACGCCGGTGCCGCCCGCGCCCTGGCCCAGGGCCGCTCGCTGCTGCCCGCCGGGGTCACCGAGGTGGCCGGCGAATTCGATCGCGGCGATTGCGTGCTGGTCAGGGATGTGGACGGCAAGGTGCTGGGGCGCGGGCTGGTGGCCTATTCCTCGGCCGACGCCCGCTCGATCCTTGGGCGCAAGTCGGGTGAGATCGAGGCCATTCTCGGCTTCCGTGGCCGCGACGAGTTGATTCACCGCGACGATCTGGTGATGGAGGGATGA
- the obgE gene encoding GTPase ObgE, giving the protein MKFLDQAKIFVKSGDGGAGCCSFRREKHIEFGGPDGGDGGRGGDVILECVANLNTLIDYRYQQHFKAKIGNHGQGRNKTGGKGDDVILKVPVGTQVLDEDKETVLADLTRAGDSIVLMRGGDGGFGNMHYKSSTNQAPRRADEGWPGEERWIWLRLKMIADAGLVGLPNAGKSTFLAAVTRARPKIADYPFTTLHPNLGVVTLGEEEFVIADIPGLIEGAHEGAGIGDRFLGHIERCRVLLHLIDGTQDDVAEAYRVVRHELAAYGGGLDEKPEVVALNKCDSLTADDIELKLMELSEACGQEVLPLSGVSGVGLKPILARLFTHIREAREAEPEVPAASAIFGAGKRGAPTFQQRKRKQEAEDDEFAGGHWGPDGEWIWHDAEGDDDGEDYDDDGGEDLDEEEVLDEDEGQDLDGDEDGDDDEEDGEEK; this is encoded by the coding sequence ATGAAGTTCCTCGATCAGGCCAAGATTTTCGTGAAGTCGGGTGACGGCGGCGCCGGCTGCTGCTCGTTCCGGCGCGAGAAGCACATCGAATTCGGCGGCCCTGACGGCGGCGACGGCGGACGGGGCGGCGACGTCATCCTGGAATGCGTCGCCAACCTCAACACCCTGATCGACTACCGCTATCAGCAGCACTTCAAGGCCAAGATCGGCAACCACGGCCAGGGCCGCAACAAGACCGGCGGCAAGGGCGACGACGTGATCCTGAAGGTTCCGGTCGGCACCCAGGTGCTGGACGAGGACAAGGAGACGGTGCTGGCCGACCTGACCCGGGCCGGCGACAGCATCGTGCTGATGCGCGGCGGCGACGGCGGCTTTGGCAACATGCACTACAAATCGTCCACCAATCAGGCGCCGCGCCGCGCCGACGAGGGCTGGCCGGGCGAGGAACGCTGGATCTGGCTGCGCCTCAAGATGATCGCCGATGCCGGACTGGTGGGCCTGCCCAATGCCGGCAAGTCCACCTTCCTGGCCGCCGTGACGCGGGCGCGGCCCAAGATCGCCGATTACCCCTTCACCACGCTGCACCCCAATCTGGGCGTCGTCACGCTGGGCGAGGAAGAGTTCGTCATCGCCGACATTCCCGGCCTGATCGAGGGCGCCCACGAAGGCGCCGGCATCGGCGACCGCTTCCTGGGCCATATCGAACGCTGCCGCGTGCTGCTGCACCTGATTGACGGGACCCAGGACGACGTGGCCGAGGCCTATCGCGTGGTGCGCCACGAACTGGCGGCCTATGGCGGCGGCCTGGACGAGAAGCCCGAGGTGGTGGCGCTCAACAAGTGCGACTCGCTCACCGCCGACGACATCGAGCTGAAGCTGATGGAACTGTCGGAGGCCTGCGGCCAGGAGGTTCTGCCCCTGTCCGGTGTGTCCGGCGTGGGCCTGAAGCCCATCCTGGCCCGGCTGTTCACCCACATCCGGGAAGCCCGCGAGGCCGAACCCGAAGTGCCCGCCGCCTCCGCCATCTTCGGCGCCGGCAAGCGCGGCGCCCCCACCTTCCAGCAAAGGAAGCGCAAGCAGGAAGCCGAGGACGACGAGTTCGCCGGCGGCCATTGGGGCCCCGACGGCGAGTGGATCTGGCACGATGCCGAAGGTGACGACGACGGCGAGGATTACGACGACGACGGCGGCGAGGACCTGGACGAGGAAGAGGTTCTGGACGAAGACGAAGGCCAAGACCTGGACGGGGACGAGGACGGGGACGACGACGAAGAGGACGGCGAGGAAAAATGA
- the rpmA gene encoding 50S ribosomal protein L27: MAHKKAGGSSRNGRDSAGQRLGVKKFGGELVIPGNIIVRQRGTKFYPGTNVGMGKDHTLFATAMGKVTFKHKAEGRTFVVVEPLPEAAE; this comes from the coding sequence ATGGCTCATAAAAAGGCTGGCGGTTCGTCCCGCAACGGTCGCGACTCTGCGGGTCAGCGGCTCGGCGTCAAGAAGTTCGGTGGCGAGCTGGTTATCCCCGGCAACATCATCGTGCGTCAGCGCGGCACCAAGTTCTACCCCGGCACCAATGTCGGCATGGGCAAGGATCACACCCTGTTCGCCACCGCGATGGGCAAGGTGACCTTCAAGCACAAGGCCGAGGGCCGCACCTTCGTGGTCGTGGAGCCGCTGCCGGAGGCCGCCGAATAA
- the rplU gene encoding 50S ribosomal protein L21 gives MFAVIQTGGKQYKVASGDVIRVEKLAGEAGAEVVLDQVLMVGEKIGAPVVAGASVKATVVAQARGEKIIVFKKRRRQNSRRKNGHRQDLTILRITDISAG, from the coding sequence ATGTTCGCAGTCATTCAGACCGGCGGTAAGCAGTACAAGGTCGCTTCGGGCGACGTGATCCGCGTCGAGAAGCTGGCCGGCGAGGCCGGTGCCGAGGTCGTGCTCGATCAGGTGCTGATGGTCGGCGAAAAGATCGGCGCCCCGGTCGTGGCCGGCGCCAGCGTGAAGGCCACCGTGGTGGCCCAGGCCCGTGGCGAGAAGATCATCGTCTTCAAGAAGCGCCGCCGCCAGAATTCGCGCCGCAAGAACGGCCACCGCCAGGACCTGACGATCCTGCGCATCACCGATATTTCCGCCGGCTGA
- a CDS encoding DUF1289 domain-containing protein: protein MPAPERRIFDSPCKSVCRIDERVGWCIGCKRTRAEIKAWSTASSSEKRDILARLPGRAAAEPELLAGGGS from the coding sequence TTGCCCGCACCAGAGCGCCGCATCTTCGATTCGCCCTGCAAATCCGTCTGCCGCATTGACGAGCGGGTCGGCTGGTGCATCGGCTGCAAACGGACCCGGGCCGAGATCAAGGCGTGGTCCACCGCCAGTTCATCCGAGAAGCGGGACATCCTGGCCCGCCTGCCGGGGCGTGCCGCCGCCGAGCCGGAACTGCTGGCCGGAGGCGGTTCCTAG
- a CDS encoding 6-phosphofructokinase: protein MLHGKVLVAQGGGPTAVINQSMVGAVLESRKFRNVDLVYGAHHGVRGIVNEDFLDLTQETSHNLEMVAQTPSSALGSTRDKPDLKYCHEIFEVLKAHGIAYFFYIGGNDSSDTVRIVSEEARKAGYPLRCIHIPKTIDNDLVLNDHTPGFPSAARFVAQAFMGVNLDNAALRGVYLAVVMGRHAGFLTAASALGKKFPEDGPHLIYIPERTFRVDSFLADVKATYERHGRCVVALSEGIHDENGAPIITKLAKATEQDAHGNVQLSGTGALSDLLCEEVKDKLGIKRVRGDTFGYLQRSFIGCVSDVDQREAREVGEKAVQFAMWGDQDGSVTIQRTGFYSVDYKLLPLEAVAGKTRVMEDQFIAPSGTDVTDAFRMYLRPLLGSGMPDAFRLRLNSVPRILKR, encoded by the coding sequence ATGCTGCACGGCAAGGTTCTGGTGGCCCAGGGCGGCGGCCCCACCGCGGTGATCAACCAGTCCATGGTCGGCGCCGTCCTCGAATCGCGCAAGTTCCGCAACGTCGATCTGGTCTACGGCGCCCATCACGGGGTGCGCGGCATCGTCAACGAGGATTTCCTCGACCTGACCCAGGAGACCAGCCACAACCTGGAAATGGTGGCGCAGACCCCGTCCTCGGCCCTGGGCTCGACGCGGGACAAGCCCGATCTCAAGTACTGCCACGAGATCTTCGAGGTGCTGAAGGCTCACGGCATCGCCTACTTCTTTTATATCGGCGGCAACGATTCCTCGGACACCGTGCGCATCGTCTCGGAGGAGGCGCGCAAGGCCGGCTATCCGCTGCGCTGCATCCACATCCCCAAGACCATCGACAACGATCTGGTGCTGAACGACCACACGCCGGGCTTTCCCTCGGCCGCCCGGTTCGTCGCCCAGGCCTTCATGGGGGTCAATCTCGACAACGCGGCGCTCCGGGGCGTCTATCTGGCGGTGGTAATGGGCCGCCATGCCGGGTTCCTGACGGCGGCCTCGGCGTTGGGCAAGAAGTTTCCCGAGGACGGCCCCCACCTTATCTATATCCCCGAGCGCACCTTCCGCGTGGACAGCTTCCTTGCCGACGTGAAGGCGACCTACGAGAGGCATGGCCGCTGCGTGGTCGCCCTCTCGGAGGGAATTCACGACGAGAACGGCGCGCCGATCATCACCAAGCTGGCCAAGGCCACCGAGCAGGACGCCCACGGCAATGTCCAGCTGTCGGGCACCGGAGCGCTGTCCGACCTGCTGTGCGAGGAGGTCAAGGACAAGCTGGGCATCAAGCGGGTGCGCGGCGACACCTTCGGCTATCTGCAGCGCTCGTTCATCGGCTGCGTCTCGGACGTGGACCAGCGCGAAGCCCGCGAGGTGGGCGAGAAGGCGGTGCAGTTCGCCATGTGGGGCGATCAGGACGGCTCGGTGACCATCCAGCGCACCGGCTTCTACTCGGTGGATTATAAATTGCTGCCGCTCGAGGCGGTGGCCGGCAAGACCAGGGTGATGGAAGATCAGTTCATCGCCCCCTCGGGCACCGACGTTACCGACGCCTTCCGCATGTATCTGCGTCCGCTGTTGGGCTCGGGCATGCCCGATGCCTTCCGGCTGCGCCTCAATTCCGTGCCGAGGATTCTGAAGAGGTAG
- the rimP gene encoding ribosome maturation factor RimP: MDLQSRLEALIAPSLDAMGYELVRVQLQGKQRLTLQIMADRKDGVMMAVDDCADISRSVSALLDVEDPISAAYTLEVSSPGIDRPLTRAKDFVTWAGFEAKMESCQPIDGRKRFRGKLLGLDEAGANVRLAVETGEVAIPLADVRGAKLVLTDELIAATMKDQEE; encoded by the coding sequence ATGGATCTTCAAAGCCGTTTGGAGGCCCTGATCGCGCCGTCACTGGACGCCATGGGGTACGAGCTGGTACGGGTGCAGCTGCAGGGAAAGCAGCGGCTCACGCTCCAGATCATGGCGGATCGCAAGGACGGCGTGATGATGGCCGTGGACGATTGTGCCGACATCAGCCGCTCGGTTTCGGCCCTGCTGGATGTGGAGGACCCCATCTCGGCGGCCTATACCCTCGAGGTGAGCTCGCCGGGCATCGACCGTCCGCTGACCCGGGCCAAGGACTTCGTCACCTGGGCGGGGTTCGAGGCCAAGATGGAATCGTGCCAGCCCATCGATGGGCGCAAGCGGTTCCGGGGCAAGCTGCTGGGTCTGGACGAGGCGGGCGCCAATGTGCGCCTCGCCGTCGAGACTGGAGAAGTTGCCATTCCGCTGGCCGACGTTCGCGGCGCCAAACTGGTGCTGACCGACGAACTGATCGCCGCGACCATGAAAGACCAGGAAGAGTGA
- the nusA gene encoding transcription termination factor NusA produces MERIAALPRPELLQVADAVARDKGIDRDEVLEAMEQAIQKAGRSKYGHEHDIRAHIDRKTGEIQLARYIEVVEEVENEATQFTLKQALRKKPDAAVGDFLVDPLPPIDFGRIAAQTAKQVIVQKVRDAERQRQFNEYKDRVGEISNGLVKRVEFGNVIVDLGRAEALLRRDELIPRETFRTGDRVRAYIYDVRQEPRGPQIFLSRTHPVFMAKLFAQEVPEIYDGIIEIKAVARDPGSRAKIAVLSHDSSIDPVGACVGMRGSRVQAVVAELQGEKIDIIQWSPDVATFVVNGLAPAEVTKVVLDEEAGRIEVVVPDDQLSLAIGRRGQNVRLASQLTQWNIDILTEAEESERRTEEFRSRSNMFIQALDVDDVIAHLLVTEGFSSVEEVAYVPAEDIADIEGFDENVAEELQTRARNFLAEQDERYDQMRKDMGVADEMAAIEGLAPSMLVKLGDKGVKTLDDLGDLAGDELIDILGKDAMSEDEANAVIMAARAHWFEEGK; encoded by the coding sequence ATGGAACGGATCGCCGCACTTCCCCGCCCCGAACTCCTTCAGGTGGCCGACGCCGTCGCCCGCGACAAGGGCATCGACCGCGACGAGGTTCTCGAAGCCATGGAGCAGGCCATTCAGAAGGCCGGTCGCTCCAAGTACGGCCACGAGCACGACATTCGCGCCCACATCGACCGCAAGACCGGCGAAATCCAGCTGGCCCGCTACATCGAAGTGGTGGAAGAGGTGGAGAACGAGGCCACCCAGTTCACCCTGAAGCAGGCGCTGCGCAAGAAGCCGGACGCCGCCGTGGGCGACTTCCTGGTGGACCCGCTGCCGCCCATCGATTTCGGCCGCATCGCCGCCCAGACCGCCAAGCAGGTCATCGTCCAGAAGGTGCGCGACGCCGAGCGTCAGCGCCAGTTCAACGAATACAAGGATCGCGTCGGCGAGATCAGCAATGGTCTGGTCAAGCGCGTCGAGTTCGGCAACGTTATCGTCGACCTGGGCCGGGCCGAGGCGCTGCTGCGCCGCGACGAGCTGATCCCGCGCGAGACCTTCCGCACCGGCGACCGCGTCCGCGCCTACATCTACGACGTCCGTCAGGAGCCCCGGGGGCCGCAGATCTTCCTGTCGCGCACCCATCCCGTCTTCATGGCCAAGCTGTTCGCCCAGGAAGTGCCGGAAATCTATGACGGCATCATCGAGATCAAGGCGGTGGCCCGTGACCCGGGCTCGCGCGCCAAGATCGCCGTGCTGAGCCACGATTCCTCCATCGACCCGGTCGGCGCCTGCGTCGGCATGCGCGGCTCGCGCGTCCAGGCGGTGGTGGCCGAGCTGCAGGGCGAGAAGATCGACATCATCCAGTGGTCGCCCGACGTCGCCACCTTCGTGGTCAACGGTCTGGCTCCCGCCGAGGTCACCAAGGTGGTGCTGGACGAGGAAGCCGGCCGCATCGAGGTGGTGGTGCCCGACGACCAGCTGTCGCTGGCCATCGGCCGTCGCGGCCAGAACGTGCGTCTGGCCAGCCAGCTGACCCAGTGGAACATCGACATCCTCACCGAGGCCGAGGAATCCGAGCGCCGCACCGAGGAATTCCGTTCGCGCTCCAATATGTTCATCCAGGCCCTGGACGTCGACGACGTCATCGCCCATCTGCTGGTGACCGAGGGCTTCTCGTCGGTGGAGGAGGTGGCCTACGTGCCGGCCGAGGACATCGCCGACATCGAGGGCTTCGACGAGAACGTCGCCGAGGAACTGCAGACCCGCGCCCGCAACTTCCTGGCCGAGCAGGACGAGCGCTACGACCAGATGCGCAAGGACATGGGCGTCGCCGACGAGATGGCCGCCATCGAGGGGCTGGCCCCCTCCATGCTGGTCAAGCTGGGCGACAAGGGCGTCAAGACCCTGGACGATCTGGGCGATCTGGCCGGTGACGAGCTGATCGACATCCTGGGCAAGGATGCCATGAGCGAGGACGAGGCCAACGCGGTCATCATGGCCGCGCGCGCCCACTGGTTCGAGGAAGGCAAGTAA